Proteins from a single region of Streptomyces spectabilis:
- a CDS encoding oxygenase MpaB family protein encodes MTRTEASMDALRQAGDELADATVATLFERGQVGTFNTLMRYVSTAGAPLPDGLPDVAREYLEATRVPPPWVDWSEMEKARLFFIDNNVHISTALSFASMPACYVVPHVAKLLSASHGLNYPSKRMAETGQFTVYLMQPDAFEAGSRFIPAAQKVRLLHASIRHHLARENQWDSAALGVPICQEDMIGGQMFFSLLVLDSLHRLGIHMTQEGAEAYYYAWRVVGAMLGVDQDAVPKTLDEARQFLDLYMVRHMGPSEDGAHLTRQLIDLYEEVVPGTFFDPIVSALIRYLVGDTCADWLDVPHTPWDTVVKAVPHLLGVLETLEDRSPLGAWALDRLGHLTTVLELSSLTRGRVMHYAIPEQLKKDYGVSNAVPRTRRWTPPAATVS; translated from the coding sequence ATGACCCGCACCGAGGCATCGATGGACGCCCTGCGGCAGGCCGGTGACGAACTCGCCGACGCCACCGTCGCCACCCTCTTCGAACGCGGCCAGGTGGGCACGTTCAACACCCTGATGCGCTACGTCTCCACCGCCGGCGCCCCCCTGCCGGACGGGCTGCCCGACGTCGCACGGGAGTACCTCGAAGCCACCCGTGTCCCTCCGCCCTGGGTGGACTGGTCGGAGATGGAGAAGGCACGGCTGTTCTTCATCGACAACAACGTGCACATCTCGACCGCCCTGTCCTTCGCCTCCATGCCCGCCTGCTACGTCGTACCGCATGTGGCGAAGCTGCTGTCGGCCTCCCACGGGTTGAACTACCCCTCGAAACGGATGGCGGAGACGGGCCAGTTCACGGTCTATCTGATGCAGCCCGACGCCTTCGAAGCAGGGAGTCGTTTCATCCCTGCCGCCCAAAAGGTCCGCCTGCTGCACGCCTCCATCCGCCACCACCTCGCACGCGAGAACCAGTGGGACAGCGCGGCGCTGGGGGTGCCGATCTGTCAGGAGGACATGATCGGCGGGCAGATGTTCTTCTCACTGCTCGTCCTGGACAGCCTGCACCGCCTCGGCATCCACATGACGCAGGAGGGCGCGGAAGCCTACTACTACGCGTGGCGCGTGGTCGGCGCCATGCTCGGCGTCGACCAGGACGCCGTCCCCAAGACCCTCGACGAGGCCCGGCAGTTCCTCGACCTGTACATGGTCCGGCACATGGGCCCCTCCGAGGACGGCGCGCACCTGACCCGGCAGCTCATCGACCTCTACGAGGAAGTCGTGCCCGGCACCTTCTTCGACCCGATCGTCTCCGCCCTGATCCGCTACCTCGTCGGCGACACCTGCGCCGACTGGCTCGACGTGCCGCACACCCCGTGGGACACCGTCGTCAAGGCCGTGCCCCACCTCCTCGGCGTCCTGGAGACCCTTGAGGACCGCTCTCCCCTCGGCGCCTGGGCCCTGGACCGACTCGGTCACCTCACCACCGTCCTTGAGCTGTCCTCCCTCACC
- a CDS encoding polyprenyl synthetase family protein, with amino-acid sequence MRADRWEPETFKNRTDEVLRRFVAQEADQFAAIDPLLTPVAEQLEAAVADGKRLRAAFCYWGWRTVGQPDSDALVRAAASMELVHAAAVVHDDLIDDSPLRHGRPTAHVALRGAVRRRPRADAAARSLAMLAGDLLMALAGQLFATSGLPAAYLARARPLWSVMARDLVAGECLEILRTGAGPDTTASLKVIRYKTAKYTVEQPLLIGGALAGAGAALRECYSAYGLPLGEAFQLRDDLLGLFGDPRRTGKANADDVRGQRPTALLAETWRLAGADDRERLRALLGRRRLDTDALDAVREVMRRLKAPDRIEDMISARVEEALGALHELNVPAHAAAALAALAQSAAVRPS; translated from the coding sequence ATGAGGGCTGACCGGTGGGAGCCGGAGACGTTCAAGAACCGCACTGACGAGGTGCTGCGCCGGTTCGTCGCCCAGGAGGCCGATCAGTTCGCCGCGATCGATCCGCTCCTCACGCCGGTGGCCGAGCAGTTGGAGGCGGCGGTCGCGGACGGCAAACGGCTGCGGGCGGCGTTCTGCTACTGGGGCTGGCGCACGGTCGGGCAGCCGGACAGCGACGCGCTGGTGCGGGCGGCGGCGTCCATGGAGCTGGTGCACGCCGCCGCGGTCGTGCACGACGACCTCATCGACGACAGCCCGCTGCGCCACGGCCGCCCCACGGCCCATGTCGCGCTGCGCGGTGCCGTGCGCCGCCGCCCGCGCGCCGATGCCGCCGCAAGATCCCTTGCGATGCTGGCGGGAGACCTGCTGATGGCACTCGCCGGGCAGCTCTTCGCCACCAGCGGTCTGCCCGCCGCCTATCTGGCCCGCGCCCGCCCGCTGTGGTCGGTGATGGCCCGGGACCTGGTCGCGGGCGAATGCCTGGAGATCCTGCGCACCGGTGCAGGACCGGACACCACCGCGTCGCTGAAGGTGATCCGCTACAAGACGGCCAAGTACACCGTCGAGCAGCCCTTGCTGATCGGCGGTGCCCTGGCCGGAGCAGGCGCGGCGCTGCGTGAGTGCTACTCCGCGTACGGGCTGCCGCTGGGCGAGGCGTTCCAGCTGCGGGACGACCTGCTCGGCCTGTTCGGAGATCCGCGACGTACGGGCAAGGCCAACGCCGACGACGTACGCGGCCAGCGGCCCACGGCCCTCCTTGCCGAGACCTGGCGCCTGGCCGGCGCCGACGACCGCGAGCGGCTGCGCGCCCTGCTGGGCCGACGCCGCCTGGACACCGACGCTCTGGACGCGGTCCGCGAGGTGATGCGCCGTCTCAAGGCTCCCGATCGCATCGAGGACATGATCAGCGCGCGGGTCGAGGAGGCGCTCGGCGCTCTCCACGAGCTGAACGTACCCGCGCACGCCGCCGCCGCGCTCGCCGCGCTGGCGCAGTCGGCGGCGGTCCGCCCGTCCTGA